The following proteins are encoded in a genomic region of Zea mays cultivar B73 chromosome 9, Zm-B73-REFERENCE-NAM-5.0, whole genome shotgun sequence:
- the LOC100278875 gene encoding uncharacterized protein LOC100278875 yields MDFDEYEYLEKTVEAFAAPANGSSPPGSGYKDKERSSRRRSTGGDEERDNVERRSKRSRPEEGRDRDRERHRYRDGDRHRSSRERRDRDRDVKEKEQGRENDKDRRSRDREREKEEREKDRQRRSRSRSERRRDDEERDRYRERDVRRRKEEVAEPEVDPERDQRTVFAYQLSLKADERDVYEFFSRAGKVRDVRLIMDRNSRRSKGVGYIEFYDAMSVPMAIALSGQLLLGQQVMVKPSEAEKNLVQSNASSGAASGGARKLYVGNLHSNINEDQLRQVFEPFGQVELVQLPLDPLSGLCKGFGFVQFARLEDAKAAQSLNGQLEIAGRVIKVSAVTDQAGMQVSGATGDLDDEEAGGLALNASSRALLMQKLDRSGITTSLTGGTGIAGLTTPVAIPTVSVLGAAPAAAPLLHPTVPGLAIPGATLPITTPSIDLAPPSQCLLLKNMFDPALETDPDFDLDIRDDVQEECSKFGQLKHIFVDKSTAGFVYLRFDSITAAMSAQKALHGRWFAGKMITATFMTPQQYEMKFPS; encoded by the exons ATGGACTTCGACGAGTACGAGTATCTGGAGAAGACGGTGGAAGCGTTCGCAGCGCCGGCCAACGGTTCGTCGCCGCCCGGGTCGGGGTACAAGGACAAGGAGCGCAGCTCACGCCGCCGCtcaacgggcggtgacgaagagcGCGACAACGTAGAACGCAGATCGAAGCGTTCTCGCCCCGAGGAAGGCCGCGACCGCGATAGAGAGCGGCACAGGTACCGCGACGGCGACCGGCACCGCAGCAGTCGGGAGCGGCGGGACCGTGACCGTGACGTCAAGGAGAAAGAGCAGGGCAGGGAGAACGACAAGGACAGGAGGAGCCGCGACCGCGAACGGGAGAAGGAGGAGAGGGAGAAGGATAGGCAGCGGAGGAGTCGGAGCCGGTCCGAGCGGCGCCGTGATGACGAAGAGCGTGATCGCTACCGTGAACGCGATGTCAG ACGTAGGAAAGAGGAAGTTGCTGAACCTGAAGTTGATCCAGAAAGAGATCAGAGGACTGTGTTTGCTTACCAG TTATCTTTGAAGGCAGATGAAAGAGATGTATATGAGTTCTTTTCTAGGGCTGGAAAG GTCCGGGATGTTCGCCTGATTATGGATCGAAATTCACGACGTTCTAAAGGTGTCGG GtatattgaattctatgatgctaTGTCTGTTCCAATGGCGATAGCTCTTTCTGGTCAGTTGCTTCTTGGTCAACAAGTGATGGTTAAGCCTTCAGAGGCTGAAAAGAATTTAGTTCAGTCAAATGCTTCAAGTGGAGCTGCTTCAGGTGGAGCAAGGAAGTTGTATGTTGGAAATCTTCACTCAAACATTAATGAAGACCAGTTGCGACAG GTCTTTGAACCATTTGGACAAGTGGAGCTTGTTCAGTTGCCATTAGATCCGCTCAGTGGGCTATGCAAAGGTTTTGGTTTTGTGCAG TTTGCACGTCTTGAAGATGCAAAAGCGGCCCAGAGTTTGAATGGGCAACTTGAGATTGCTGGAAGAGTAATCAAG GTTTCAGCTGTGACAGACCAAGCAGGCATGCAAGTTAGTGGAGCTACGGGAGATTTGGATGATGAAGAAGCTGGAGGCTTG GCACTGAATGCCAGTTCCAGAGCTCTTCTAATGCAGAAATTGGACCGCAGCGGCATTACGACCAG TTTGACTGGTGGGACGGGCATTGCTGGTTTGACTACTCCAGTGGCAATACCAACTGTATCTGTCCTTGGTGCTGCCCCAGCTGCAGCCCCTCTTCTGCACCCTACAGTGCCTGGTCTTGCAATTCCCGGGGCaactcttccaattactaccccaTCTATTGATTTGGCTCCACCTAGTCAATGCCTATTGCTCAAGAATATGTTTGATCCAGCTTTGGAG ACAGATCCTGATTTCGATTTGGACATCAGAGATGATGTTCAGGAGGAATGTTCCAAGTTTGGTCAATTAAAACATATTTTTGTAGACAA AAGTACTGCCGGTTTTGTGTACCTGCGGTTTGATAGTATAACAGCCGCTATGAGCGCACAGAAAGCACTCCATGGAAGATGGTTCGCAGGGAAGATGATCACAGCAACTTTTATG ACCCCACAACAGTATGAAATGAAGTTCCCGAGCTAG
- the LOC100278875 gene encoding uncharacterized protein isoform X1, producing the protein MSVPMAIALSGQLLLGQQVMVKPSEAEKNLVQSNASSGAASGGARKLYVGNLHSNINEDQLRQVFEPFGQVELVQLPLDPLSGLCKGFGFVQFARLEDAKAAQSLNGQLEIAGRVIKVSAVTDQAGMQVSGATGDLDDEEAGGLALNASSRALLMQKLDRSGITTSLTGGTGIAGLTTPVAIPTVSVLGAAPAAAPLLHPTVPGLAIPGATLPITTPSIDLAPPSQCLLLKNMFDPALETDPDFDLDIRDDVQEECSKFGQLKHIFVDKSTAGFVYLRFDSITAAMSAQKALHGRWFAGKMITATFMTPQQYEMKFPS; encoded by the exons aTGTCTGTTCCAATGGCGATAGCTCTTTCTGGTCAGTTGCTTCTTGGTCAACAAGTGATGGTTAAGCCTTCAGAGGCTGAAAAGAATTTAGTTCAGTCAAATGCTTCAAGTGGAGCTGCTTCAGGTGGAGCAAGGAAGTTGTATGTTGGAAATCTTCACTCAAACATTAATGAAGACCAGTTGCGACAG GTCTTTGAACCATTTGGACAAGTGGAGCTTGTTCAGTTGCCATTAGATCCGCTCAGTGGGCTATGCAAAGGTTTTGGTTTTGTGCAG TTTGCACGTCTTGAAGATGCAAAAGCGGCCCAGAGTTTGAATGGGCAACTTGAGATTGCTGGAAGAGTAATCAAG GTTTCAGCTGTGACAGACCAAGCAGGCATGCAAGTTAGTGGAGCTACGGGAGATTTGGATGATGAAGAAGCTGGAGGCTTG GCACTGAATGCCAGTTCCAGAGCTCTTCTAATGCAGAAATTGGACCGCAGCGGCATTACGACCAG TTTGACTGGTGGGACGGGCATTGCTGGTTTGACTACTCCAGTGGCAATACCAACTGTATCTGTCCTTGGTGCTGCCCCAGCTGCAGCCCCTCTTCTGCACCCTACAGTGCCTGGTCTTGCAATTCCCGGGGCaactcttccaattactaccccaTCTATTGATTTGGCTCCACCTAGTCAATGCCTATTGCTCAAGAATATGTTTGATCCAGCTTTGGAG ACAGATCCTGATTTCGATTTGGACATCAGAGATGATGTTCAGGAGGAATGTTCCAAGTTTGGTCAATTAAAACATATTTTTGTAGACAA AAGTACTGCCGGTTTTGTGTACCTGCGGTTTGATAGTATAACAGCCGCTATGAGCGCACAGAAAGCACTCCATGGAAGATGGTTCGCAGGGAAGATGATCACAGCAACTTTTATG ACCCCACAACAGTATGAAATGAAGTTCCCGAGCTAG